The Acinetobacter chinensis genomic sequence TGAGGAAATGAAAAACCCGCTGGTAAACTATATTGTGCTGGGATTTGCTATTCTGTGCGAAGGGACATCCTGGTTTGTGGCTTTAAAAGCCTTTAAGAAAACCAAGGGCAGTCTGGGCTATTTTGAAGCGTTCCGTCGCAGTAAAGACCCGACGACATTTACAGTACTGTTTGAAGATTCAGCAGCACTGATCGGGCTTTTTATTGCTTTACTGGGGATTTTTCTTGCACATCAGCTGGACATGCCTGTACTGGATGGGGTAGCTTCCATTCTGATTGGTGTGGTGTTGGCGGTTTCAGCATTTTTACTTGCCCGTGAGACCAAAGGATTATTACTTGGTGAAACGGCAGACCCACAATTAAGGCATAATGTGTTGCAGATCGCACAGGATGATGTTGCAGTTCAGTCAGCAAATGGTGTATTGACTGAGCAGATTGGGGCGCATCAGGTGATTGCATCGTTGAGTCTGGAGTTTAAAGACAATCTGACTTCGGATGACATAGAACTGTGCGTTAACCGAATTGAAGCAAGAATCCGACAGATTCATCCTGAAATTGTGGCATTGTTTGTGAAGCCTCAGACTCAGGAAGTATGGCTGGAACGGATGAAAGGGCGTCTGAACTGAATATATTCCGCTGAACTTCATTCATGTGAATGAAGTGTGATTAATTTTAGAAATTGAAGTACATGAAACAAAATCAGCAACAAGTTCATTTTCAGTTACCAACCGAAGCATGTTGGTCACACACATGGCGTCAGCCAGTATTTCATTTTATGGAGTCAGATCACTTCAATGGGGTACGTTTTTTTAATCAGCAACGGGCTCCACAAGGCTGGAAGCGATCCGACCTGTTTAAATGGCTGATCAGCCGAAAGTCCTACACA encodes the following:
- a CDS encoding cation diffusion facilitator family transporter is translated as MSDSNKVVVYAALLGNLAIALVKFVAAYITNSSAMLSEAVHSVVDTLNEILLLHGMKKSQKPANAKHPFGYGRELYFWAFIVALMVFALGAIVSVYQGVLHILHPEEMKNPLVNYIVLGFAILCEGTSWFVALKAFKKTKGSLGYFEAFRRSKDPTTFTVLFEDSAALIGLFIALLGIFLAHQLDMPVLDGVASILIGVVLAVSAFLLARETKGLLLGETADPQLRHNVLQIAQDDVAVQSANGVLTEQIGAHQVIASLSLEFKDNLTSDDIELCVNRIEARIRQIHPEIVALFVKPQTQEVWLERMKGRLN